In Halopelagius longus, the following proteins share a genomic window:
- a CDS encoding manganese catalase family protein, which yields MFYHDNDLQYPVEVEEPDPRFAKMLQEAIGGVEGEMRVCLQYLFQSWGVPDEHEEYRKLLLETATEEIGHIEMLATAVTKNLEGAPTQLKDEMTDDPVINATMSGMMPRQYLSSGLKAMPVDANGNPFNASYVVASGNLAADLYANVMAESTGRLLATRLYEMTDDPGMKDMLAYLIARDTMHQNQFLKAVQSLGDPEDPHDHLPIPDSFPDAKELEEYNYSFLSTMREKADYEAPWTEGMSVDGEGEFSLLHELDLEGGERSVPKANPETHNEVKEKGED from the coding sequence ATGTTCTACCACGACAACGACCTGCAGTACCCCGTCGAAGTCGAAGAGCCCGACCCGAGATTCGCGAAGATGCTGCAGGAGGCCATCGGCGGCGTCGAAGGCGAGATGCGCGTCTGCCTCCAGTATCTCTTCCAGTCTTGGGGCGTCCCGGACGAACACGAAGAGTATCGGAAACTGCTCTTGGAGACGGCGACGGAGGAGATAGGCCACATCGAGATGCTGGCGACGGCGGTGACGAAGAACCTCGAAGGCGCGCCGACGCAGTTGAAAGACGAGATGACGGACGACCCCGTCATCAACGCGACGATGTCCGGCATGATGCCGCGGCAGTACCTCTCGTCGGGCCTGAAGGCGATGCCCGTGGACGCGAACGGCAATCCCTTCAACGCGAGTTACGTCGTCGCGAGCGGAAACCTCGCGGCGGACCTGTACGCGAACGTCATGGCCGAATCCACCGGCCGCCTTCTGGCGACCCGCCTGTACGAGATGACCGACGACCCGGGCATGAAGGACATGCTCGCGTACCTCATCGCCCGCGACACGATGCACCAAAACCAGTTCCTGAAGGCGGTGCAGTCGCTCGGTGACCCCGAGGACCCCCACGACCACCTGCCGATTCCGGACAGTTTCCCCGACGCCAAGGAACTCGAAGAGTACAACTACTCGTTCCTCTCGACGATGCGCGAGAAGGCCGACTACGAAGCGCCGTGGACCGAGGGCATGTCGGTGGACGGCGAGGGCGAGTTCTCCCTCCTGCACGAACTGGACCTCGAAGGCGGCGAACGGAGCGTTCCGAAGGCGAACCCCGAGACGCACAACGAGGTCAAAGAGAAGGGCGAGGACTGA
- a CDS encoding HAD family hydrolase: MTAIVFDLDGTLLRATRPYREVLSDAFEAATGEVRPEWLDAYDEAFWELFSACEPDPFRGAFSRIDGCSDPESLVESLRKRECESFRPPDGAHADLERLAEEYELGVLTNGVPEWQVHKLRTHDLYDYFDAVVASYEVGAHKPSAAPYRAIEDRLPAEEYAMVGDSESDVRGAENAGWTAYRYDGGGFGDLPDALDCARTRQSG; this comes from the coding sequence GTGACCGCGATAGTGTTCGACCTCGACGGGACGCTTCTCCGCGCGACGCGCCCCTACCGCGAGGTGCTCTCCGACGCGTTCGAGGCGGCGACCGGCGAGGTCAGACCGGAGTGGTTGGACGCCTACGACGAGGCGTTCTGGGAGTTGTTCTCCGCCTGCGAGCCCGACCCGTTTCGCGGCGCGTTCTCCCGGATAGACGGCTGTTCCGACCCGGAGTCGCTCGTCGAGTCGCTTCGGAAACGCGAGTGCGAGTCGTTCCGACCGCCGGACGGCGCGCACGCGGACCTCGAACGCTTGGCCGAGGAGTACGAACTGGGCGTCCTCACTAACGGCGTCCCCGAGTGGCAGGTCCACAAACTCAGGACGCACGACCTGTACGACTACTTCGACGCCGTCGTCGCCTCCTACGAAGTCGGCGCGCACAAGCCGTCCGCCGCGCCGTACCGCGCGATAGAGGACCGCCTCCCCGCCGAGGAGTACGCGATGGTCGGTGACTCGGAGTCGGACGTTCGCGGGGCGGAGAACGCCGGCTGGACCGCCTACCGGTACGACGGCGGCGGGTTCGGCGACCTTCCGGACGCCCTCGACTGTGCGCGAACCCGACAGTCAGGATAG
- the surE gene encoding 5'/3'-nucleotidase SurE: protein MSESLSILLTNDDGIDSVGFRALYDAFEEFADVTAVAPAEDQSAVGRQMSKDVDVSRHELGYAIHGTPADCTIVGLEALCPDVDLVVAGCNKGANLGAYVLGRSGTVSAAVEAAFFDVPAIAVSLYVPDGDDGVPWHEKATDPEDYRNATDAATYLAKHALGAGVFEQAEYLNVNAPMPAGDDSPAPLEVTTPSTLYDMTARRDDENGRVTLHDGVWERMRQNDLPDPEGTDRRAVVEGRVSVSPLTAPHTTEHHESLDALAETYLDSV from the coding sequence ATGAGCGAGTCGCTCTCTATCCTCCTCACAAACGACGACGGCATCGACAGCGTGGGCTTTCGCGCGTTGTACGACGCCTTCGAGGAGTTCGCGGACGTGACGGCCGTCGCGCCCGCGGAGGACCAAAGCGCGGTCGGACGGCAGATGTCGAAGGACGTGGACGTGTCGAGACACGAACTCGGCTACGCCATCCACGGCACGCCCGCCGACTGTACTATCGTCGGGTTGGAAGCGCTCTGTCCCGACGTGGACTTGGTCGTCGCCGGGTGTAACAAGGGCGCGAACCTCGGCGCGTACGTCCTCGGCCGGTCCGGAACCGTAAGCGCCGCGGTGGAGGCGGCGTTCTTCGACGTGCCCGCCATCGCCGTCTCGTTGTACGTCCCGGACGGAGACGACGGCGTGCCGTGGCACGAGAAGGCGACCGACCCCGAGGACTACCGGAACGCGACGGACGCGGCGACGTACCTCGCGAAGCACGCACTCGGCGCGGGCGTCTTCGAGCAGGCGGAGTACCTGAACGTGAACGCGCCGATGCCCGCCGGGGACGACTCCCCCGCGCCGTTGGAGGTGACGACGCCCTCGACGCTGTACGACATGACCGCCCGGCGTGACGACGAGAACGGTCGGGTGACGCTCCACGACGGGGTGTGGGAGCGGATGCGCCAGAACGACCTGCCCGACCCGGAGGGGACCGACCGCCGCGCCGTCGTCGAAGGGCGCGTGTCGGTGTCGCCGCTAACCGCGCCGCACACGACCGAACACCACGAGTCGCTCGACGCACTCGCGGAGACGTACCTCGACTCAGTCTGA
- a CDS encoding ACT domain-containing protein: protein MEPAEYFDGGTVSVSESRYAVLKATRDDPDAFASVRDGDETTVVVEQDAYDEEDAIEAEEGWRILTFEMTLPFELVGFLAAVAGALAEEGVSVFALSAYSTDHVLVKDDDIEPAVRKLEALGCRVER, encoded by the coding sequence ATGGAACCCGCGGAGTACTTCGACGGCGGGACCGTCAGCGTCTCCGAGAGCAGATACGCCGTGCTCAAGGCGACTCGAGACGACCCGGACGCGTTCGCGTCCGTCCGGGACGGCGACGAGACGACCGTCGTCGTCGAACAGGACGCCTACGACGAGGAAGACGCGATAGAGGCGGAGGAGGGGTGGCGGATACTCACGTTCGAGATGACGCTCCCCTTCGAACTCGTCGGCTTCTTGGCGGCGGTCGCCGGCGCACTCGCCGAGGAAGGCGTCTCCGTCTTCGCTCTGTCGGCGTACTCGACCGACCACGTCCTCGTCAAAGACGACGACATCGAACCGGCCGTCCGGAAACTCGAAGCACTCGGCTGCCGCGTGGAGCGGTGA
- a CDS encoding small ribosomal subunit Rsm22 family protein — translation MIDREAVRSNAKYLRNVRPIDPEEICEYIEGTPHPAVVRQTLREEAYDLRLVERDDGTFVPANDDPAPLESWTPTEFPEQYAFAFEDVLVGRRGVNWHRGDGGDELRETIRRLKEDYYRQNPVEYDGTAALGYGLYHLPDYYAAVGYVLDDLAETGHLPRVCRVLDVGAGTGGPALGLHDYLPDDALVDYHAVEPSASADILERMLEETGPNFRTTVHRETAEDFDARGVVDGADGDDADEFDIVLFANVLSELDDPESVVRKYLDVLADEGSVVALAPADLNTSVGLREVERAVAPPDGNVTVYSPTLRLWPGEAPSDRGWSFDRRDDIDAPSFQRRLDEAGEDDGTFLNETVQFSYSVLRTDGVRRREVTASVDRFAKMAEMDRHVTERIDLLAVKLSRNLAEDDDANPLYKVSDGSESVGHYAVLTKRDALNEELARADYGDVLAFENVLCLWNDDEEAYNLVVDDGTVVDRVA, via the coding sequence GTGATAGACCGCGAGGCGGTTCGCTCGAACGCGAAGTACCTGCGAAACGTCCGGCCGATAGACCCCGAGGAGATCTGCGAGTACATCGAGGGAACGCCCCACCCGGCGGTGGTCAGACAGACCCTCAGGGAGGAGGCGTACGACCTCCGCTTGGTCGAACGCGACGACGGGACGTTCGTGCCGGCGAACGACGACCCCGCGCCCCTCGAATCGTGGACCCCCACCGAGTTCCCCGAACAGTACGCGTTCGCGTTCGAGGACGTTCTCGTCGGACGCCGCGGCGTCAACTGGCACCGCGGCGACGGCGGCGACGAACTCAGAGAGACGATTCGCCGCCTGAAGGAGGACTACTACCGGCAGAACCCCGTCGAGTACGACGGGACGGCCGCACTCGGCTACGGTCTCTATCACCTGCCGGACTACTACGCCGCCGTCGGCTACGTCCTCGACGATTTGGCGGAGACGGGCCACCTCCCGCGCGTCTGCCGCGTCCTCGACGTGGGCGCGGGCACCGGCGGCCCCGCGTTGGGCCTGCACGACTACCTGCCCGACGACGCCCTCGTGGACTACCACGCCGTCGAACCGTCCGCCTCCGCGGATATCCTCGAACGGATGCTGGAGGAGACGGGGCCGAACTTCCGGACGACGGTCCACCGCGAGACGGCGGAGGACTTCGACGCGCGGGGCGTCGTGGACGGCGCAGACGGCGACGACGCCGACGAGTTCGATATCGTCCTCTTCGCGAACGTCCTGAGCGAACTGGACGACCCCGAATCGGTCGTCCGGAAGTACCTCGACGTTCTCGCCGACGAGGGGTCCGTCGTCGCTCTCGCGCCCGCGGACCTCAACACCAGCGTCGGCCTGCGCGAGGTGGAACGCGCCGTCGCGCCCCCGGACGGAAACGTGACCGTCTACTCGCCGACGCTCCGCCTGTGGCCGGGGGAGGCCCCCTCGGACCGCGGGTGGTCGTTCGACAGGCGCGACGACATCGACGCGCCGTCGTTCCAACGGCGATTGGACGAGGCGGGGGAGGACGACGGCACGTTCCTGAACGAGACGGTGCAGTTCTCCTACTCGGTTCTCCGGACCGACGGCGTCCGCCGCCGCGAGGTGACCGCCTCCGTCGACCGGTTCGCCAAGATGGCCGAGATGGACCGCCACGTCACCGAGCGAATCGACCTCTTGGCGGTGAAACTGAGCCGGAACCTCGCGGAGGACGACGACGCCAACCCCCTCTACAAGGTGTCAGACGGGAGCGAGTCCGTCGGCCACTACGCCGTCTTGACCAAGCGCGACGCACTCAACGAGGAACTCGCGCGCGCCGACTACGGCGACGTACTGGCCTTCGAGAACGTCCTCTGTCTGTGGAACGACGACGAGGAGGCGTACAACCTCGTCGTGGACGACGGCACGGTCGTCGATAGAGTCGCCTGA
- a CDS encoding prephenate dehydrogenase/arogenate dehydrogenase family protein: MEVLVVGAGAMGRWAGETLAAEFDVAYADRDPGAAEAAAESVGRAVSLDAEESFDAVCLAVPISTVREAVREHAPKAERAVVDVTGVMDAPVAAMRAAAPDRERVSLHPLFAPENAPGNVAVVADAPGPVSDAVLDAVADAGNEVFETTATEHDAAMETVQAGAHAAILAYALAAEDVREEFATPISAGMDELVEAVTTGTPRVYREIQESFPGADRVAEAARRLADADGEAFEELYEEAAGDGAFGSGGERR; the protein is encoded by the coding sequence ATGGAGGTACTCGTCGTCGGCGCGGGCGCGATGGGCCGTTGGGCCGGGGAGACGTTGGCCGCCGAGTTCGACGTGGCGTACGCCGACAGGGACCCCGGGGCCGCCGAGGCGGCCGCCGAGTCCGTCGGCCGGGCGGTTTCGCTCGACGCCGAGGAGTCGTTCGACGCCGTCTGTCTGGCCGTACCCATCTCTACCGTCCGGGAGGCGGTCAGAGAGCACGCGCCGAAGGCGGAACGCGCAGTGGTGGACGTGACGGGCGTGATGGACGCGCCCGTGGCGGCGATGCGGGCGGCGGCACCCGACCGCGAACGGGTCAGCCTGCACCCGTTGTTCGCGCCGGAGAACGCTCCCGGCAACGTCGCCGTCGTCGCCGACGCCCCCGGCCCCGTCTCCGACGCGGTTCTCGATGCGGTGGCCGACGCGGGCAACGAGGTGTTCGAGACGACGGCGACGGAGCACGACGCCGCGATGGAGACGGTGCAGGCGGGCGCGCACGCGGCCATCCTCGCGTACGCACTCGCCGCCGAGGACGTGCGCGAGGAGTTCGCCACGCCGATATCCGCCGGCATGGACGAACTCGTCGAGGCGGTGACGACGGGGACGCCCCGCGTCTACCGCGAGATTCAGGAGTCGTTCCCCGGCGCGGACCGGGTGGCGGAGGCGGCCCGGCGCCTCGCCGACGCCGACGGCGAGGCGTTCGAGGAGTTGTACGAGGAGGCGGCCGGAGACGGCGCATTCGGGTCCGGAGGTGAACGCCGGTGA
- a CDS encoding SDR family oxidoreductase has protein sequence MPSNKLDGRVAFITGTSRGIGKALALHLADRGVKVVSTGKTVEPRDDLPGTIVETTEEIRERGGESIWRQIDVRDEESVEAAIEETVEEFGGLDFVVNNAGAIQMAPFEETPPKRFDLLNDVNVRGTYATTYAALPHLRESDHAHVLAFSPPVTDPSRPGMAAYAVSKYGMTVTMQSLAGELADDGVAANALWPVAAVESEATRHFGMGTEEDWRRPEVVCDAVEAVLRRDPAECTGNAFYDEAILREEGVEDFSRYNVVEDADPGPMSARLFDPDFERPA, from the coding sequence ATGCCATCGAATAAACTCGACGGGCGTGTAGCGTTTATCACGGGGACGAGTCGGGGAATCGGGAAGGCGTTGGCGCTTCACCTCGCCGACCGCGGCGTCAAAGTCGTCTCGACGGGGAAGACGGTCGAACCGCGGGACGACCTCCCCGGAACTATCGTCGAGACGACGGAGGAGATACGCGAGAGGGGAGGCGAGTCCATCTGGCGGCAGATAGACGTGCGCGACGAGGAGTCCGTCGAGGCCGCAATCGAGGAGACGGTCGAGGAGTTCGGCGGCCTCGACTTCGTGGTGAACAACGCCGGCGCGATACAGATGGCCCCGTTCGAGGAGACGCCGCCGAAGCGGTTCGACCTGCTGAACGACGTGAACGTGCGCGGGACGTACGCGACGACGTACGCCGCCCTCCCGCACCTGCGAGAGAGCGACCACGCGCACGTTCTGGCGTTCTCGCCGCCCGTCACCGACCCCTCTCGGCCGGGGATGGCCGCCTACGCCGTCTCGAAGTACGGGATGACCGTGACGATGCAGTCGTTGGCCGGGGAACTCGCCGACGACGGCGTCGCCGCCAACGCCCTCTGGCCCGTCGCGGCCGTCGAGAGCGAAGCGACGCGGCACTTCGGCATGGGCACGGAGGAGGACTGGCGGCGTCCCGAGGTGGTCTGCGACGCGGTGGAGGCGGTTCTCCGGCGCGACCCCGCCGAGTGTACGGGCAACGCCTTCTACGACGAGGCGATTCTCCGCGAGGAGGGCGTCGAGGACTTCTCGCGGTACAACGTCGTCGAGGACGCCGACCCCGGGCCGATGTCCGCCCGCCTGTTCGACCCCGACTTCGAGCGTCCCGCGTAG
- a CDS encoding M24 family metallopeptidase, with product MEPDLSLLDEYLADRGLDGYLVNAASTDSTQRYVSGFDAPDPFVTLYTPERTSLLVSSLEYGRAKKESRADRVARLVEYDYRELAAEHGSAEATARAVAAFLDDEGVESVATPDRFPLGPADTLRERGVTVEPETEDVVTEIRATKTDEEVEHVRNAQDANEAAMRAAETLLADADVRDGTLVYEGDSLTAERVKEEIELTLLRHGCALDETIVACGADAADPHNRGSGPLRADEPVIVDIFPRSKETKYHADMTRTFLKGDASETVREWFELTDEARTAALDAVEPGATGADVHGAVCDVYEEAGHPTLRSDPTTETGFIHSTGHGVGLDVHERPRVSLDGGELKPGHVITIEPGLYDPEVGGVRIEDIVVVTEDGYENLTSYPVELVV from the coding sequence ATGGAACCGGACCTCTCGCTTCTGGACGAGTACCTCGCGGACCGCGGACTCGACGGCTACCTCGTGAACGCGGCCAGCACGGATTCGACGCAGCGGTACGTCTCGGGCTTCGACGCGCCCGACCCGTTCGTCACGCTCTACACGCCGGAGCGAACGTCGCTTCTGGTCTCCTCGCTGGAGTACGGCCGCGCGAAGAAGGAGTCCCGCGCCGACAGGGTCGCCCGCCTCGTCGAGTACGACTACCGCGAACTCGCCGCCGAACACGGCTCCGCGGAGGCCACCGCCCGCGCCGTCGCCGCCTTCCTCGACGACGAGGGCGTCGAGTCGGTGGCGACGCCCGACCGCTTCCCTCTCGGCCCGGCGGACACCCTCCGCGAACGGGGCGTGACGGTCGAACCCGAGACGGAGGACGTGGTGACGGAGATTCGCGCGACGAAGACCGACGAGGAGGTAGAGCACGTCCGAAACGCTCAAGACGCGAACGAGGCGGCCATGCGCGCCGCGGAGACCCTCCTCGCCGACGCCGACGTGCGGGACGGAACGCTCGTCTACGAGGGGGACTCGCTCACCGCCGAACGGGTCAAAGAGGAGATAGAGCTCACCCTCCTCCGGCACGGTTGTGCGCTGGACGAGACCATCGTCGCCTGCGGCGCGGACGCCGCGGACCCGCACAACCGCGGAAGCGGCCCCCTCAGAGCGGACGAACCCGTCATCGTCGACATCTTCCCGCGGTCGAAGGAGACGAAGTACCACGCCGACATGACGCGGACGTTCCTGAAGGGCGACGCCTCCGAGACGGTCCGCGAGTGGTTCGAGTTGACCGACGAGGCGCGGACGGCGGCCCTCGACGCCGTGGAACCCGGCGCGACCGGGGCGGACGTTCACGGGGCGGTCTGCGACGTGTACGAGGAAGCGGGCCACCCGACGCTCCGGTCGGACCCGACGACGGAGACGGGATTCATCCACTCGACGGGCCACGGCGTCGGACTCGACGTGCACGAACGCCCGCGCGTCTCCCTCGACGGCGGCGAGTTGAAGCCGGGACACGTGATAACGATAGAGCCGGGGCTGTACGACCCCGAGGTGGGCGGCGTCCGCATCGAGGACATCGTCGTCGTCACCGAAGACGGGTACGAGAACCTCACGTCGTACCCGGTCGAACTCGTCGTCTGA
- the aroA gene encoding 3-phosphoshikimate 1-carboxyvinyltransferase, whose translation MDVTISNSRVSGRTRAPPSKSYTHRAVLAAGYGDEATVRDPLVSADTKATMRAVEAFGGSVERAEDDSHLVVEGFGGRPGVPDDVVNCENSGTTMRLVTACGALADGLVVLTGDDSLRSRPQGPLLSAIEDLGGRGESTRRNGQAPLVVGGATRGGRVAIPGDVSSQYITALLMAGAVTDEGIEIELETELKSAPYVDITLEVLADFGVEAERTDEGFAVEGGQSYAPEGGEYAVPGDFSSMSYLLAAGAVAAEADDAVVVEGARPSAQGDSAIVDILESMGAEVSWDREAGEITVPRADLTGTTVDVGDTPDLLPTIATLGAVADGDTVVENCEHVRYKETDRVSAMAEELEKMGASVTEERDRLTVHGGETTLTGARVDGRHDHRIVMSLAVAGLVAEGETTVEGAEHVDVSFPNFFDSMASLGVELRRE comes from the coding sequence ATGGACGTCACCATCTCGAACTCCCGCGTTTCGGGTCGGACCCGAGCGCCGCCCTCGAAGAGTTACACCCACCGGGCCGTACTCGCCGCCGGATACGGGGACGAAGCCACCGTTCGCGACCCCCTCGTCAGCGCCGACACCAAGGCGACGATGCGCGCGGTGGAGGCCTTCGGCGGGTCGGTCGAACGGGCGGAGGACGACTCCCACCTCGTCGTGGAGGGGTTCGGCGGCCGTCCCGGCGTCCCCGACGACGTGGTGAACTGCGAGAACTCCGGGACGACGATGCGTCTGGTCACCGCCTGCGGTGCACTCGCGGACGGCTTGGTCGTCCTGACGGGCGACGACTCGCTCCGGTCGCGCCCGCAGGGACCCCTCCTCTCGGCAATCGAGGACCTCGGCGGGCGCGGCGAGTCCACGCGACGGAACGGACAGGCCCCCCTCGTCGTCGGCGGTGCGACGCGCGGTGGGCGCGTCGCCATCCCCGGCGACGTCTCCTCGCAGTACATCACCGCCCTGCTCATGGCCGGAGCGGTCACCGACGAGGGAATCGAAATCGAACTGGAGACGGAACTGAAGTCCGCGCCGTACGTGGACATCACCCTCGAAGTGCTGGCCGACTTCGGCGTCGAGGCGGAGCGAACCGACGAGGGGTTCGCCGTCGAGGGGGGCCAGTCGTACGCTCCGGAGGGCGGCGAGTACGCCGTCCCCGGCGACTTCTCCTCGATGTCGTACCTGCTGGCGGCGGGGGCCGTCGCCGCCGAGGCGGACGACGCCGTCGTCGTCGAGGGCGCGCGACCCAGCGCACAGGGCGACAGCGCCATCGTCGATATCCTCGAATCGATGGGGGCCGAGGTGTCGTGGGACCGCGAGGCGGGCGAGATTACGGTTCCGCGGGCCGACCTGACCGGGACGACGGTGGACGTGGGCGACACGCCCGACCTCCTGCCGACGATAGCGACGCTCGGAGCGGTGGCCGACGGCGACACCGTCGTCGAGAACTGCGAACACGTCCGGTACAAGGAGACCGACCGCGTCAGCGCGATGGCCGAGGAACTGGAGAAGATGGGCGCGTCGGTGACCGAAGAGCGGGACCGCCTCACGGTTCACGGCGGCGAGACGACCCTCACGGGCGCACGCGTGGACGGCCGACACGACCACCGCATCGTGATGTCCCTCGCCGTCGCGGGCCTCGTCGCCGAGGGCGAGACGACCGTCGAGGGCGCGGAACACGTGGACGTGTCGTTCCCGAACTTCTTCGACTCGATGGCGTCGCTGGGCGTCGAACTCCGCCGGGAGTGA
- the nadC gene encoding carboxylating nicotinate-nucleotide diphosphorylase, with the protein MLPNATIEAWLREDIGHHDVTNDVPGETTGRLVATEPGVAAGLDAAKAVFEYLGASVTERSAAGDELDAGEAVLEVEGPAEDILRGERVAVNVAGHASGVATKTREAVEAAREAVGEAPDGDSRAGAGDSGVRIAGTRKTTPGLRGVEKRAIVAGGGDTHRLDLSHMVMVKDNHIAEQGLESAVERFRERASFATKIEVEVEDPADAPRAARVGADIVLLDNMTPEETARAVQLVNDAAAELGREVHTEASGGITVETVPDYAATGVDVVSMGSLTHSAPALDYSFRTG; encoded by the coding sequence ATGCTTCCGAACGCTACGATCGAAGCGTGGCTCCGCGAGGATATCGGACACCACGACGTGACGAACGACGTGCCCGGCGAGACGACGGGACGACTCGTCGCCACCGAACCCGGCGTCGCCGCCGGACTCGACGCCGCGAAGGCCGTCTTCGAGTACCTCGGCGCGTCCGTCACCGAGCGGTCGGCCGCGGGCGACGAACTCGACGCCGGCGAGGCGGTGCTCGAAGTCGAGGGGCCCGCCGAGGACATCCTCCGCGGCGAACGCGTCGCGGTGAACGTCGCCGGACACGCCTCCGGCGTCGCGACGAAGACGCGCGAGGCCGTCGAGGCGGCGCGCGAAGCGGTCGGCGAAGCGCCCGACGGAGACTCTCGCGCGGGGGCGGGCGACTCGGGCGTCCGCATCGCCGGCACGCGGAAGACGACGCCCGGACTCCGCGGCGTCGAGAAGCGCGCCATCGTCGCCGGCGGCGGCGACACGCACCGACTCGACCTCTCGCACATGGTGATGGTCAAAGACAACCACATCGCCGAGCAGGGACTCGAATCGGCCGTCGAGCGGTTCCGCGAGCGCGCGTCGTTCGCGACGAAAATCGAGGTAGAGGTGGAAGACCCCGCGGACGCCCCGCGGGCCGCCCGAGTCGGCGCGGACATCGTCCTCTTGGACAACATGACCCCCGAGGAGACGGCGCGCGCGGTCCAGTTAGTGAACGACGCGGCCGCGGAACTGGGTCGGGAGGTCCACACGGAGGCGTCGGGCGGCATCACCGTCGAGACGGTGCCCGACTACGCCGCGACGGGCGTGGACGTCGTCTCCATGGGGAGTCTCACCCACTCGGCTCCGGCCCTCGATTACTCCTTCCGGACCGGCTAA
- a CDS encoding L-aspartate oxidase — MSDATVAGDGDCRETDVLVVGSGIAGLAAALGAAREGADVTVATKATRPADASSWWAQGGIAVARDDPAQFKADILTASDGTAESDAVDVLVENANDAVEDVLLDTLGIEFDAAGAEYDFGREAAHDEPRILHVDASTGKHVHVPFLDHLDSRDGVTILEDTAALELLTHEGGVRGAMLERDGEVTPTFAGATVLATGGIGDLYPRSTNPDGSTGDGVAMAALAGADVADMEYVQFHPTVYAPADGDGNGDAGATDGADPFLVSEAVRGEGAVLRNAEGDRFMPDYHEDAELAPRDVVARAVRSERDATGDVVLDVSPVDFAEEFPDLAATCEDRGVEWTSGIPVAPAEHFLCGGIAVDSRGRASLDRLYAVGECARTGVHGANRLASTSLLEGLVWGLRAGEDAAGRPPERVEVPELRDSDPELPDAFASEKFVRLRRAMGECAGLRRRPSELERGRAVLRRLKGEVDAYVRTRTTRSLYELRSATVTALLVMRAASENDRSVGTHTLVEEPAEPRAE, encoded by the coding sequence GTGAGCGACGCGACGGTAGCGGGCGACGGCGACTGCCGCGAGACGGACGTGTTGGTCGTCGGGTCCGGAATCGCCGGCCTCGCCGCCGCACTCGGCGCCGCCCGCGAGGGGGCCGACGTCACCGTCGCGACGAAGGCGACGCGCCCGGCGGACGCCTCCTCGTGGTGGGCGCAGGGCGGTATCGCCGTCGCCCGCGACGACCCGGCGCAGTTCAAAGCGGACATCCTGACCGCGAGCGACGGCACCGCAGAGTCCGACGCCGTGGACGTCCTCGTCGAGAACGCGAACGACGCGGTCGAGGACGTGCTACTCGACACGCTCGGAATCGAGTTCGACGCGGCGGGCGCGGAGTACGACTTCGGCCGGGAGGCCGCCCACGACGAACCGCGAATCCTCCACGTGGACGCCTCGACCGGCAAGCACGTCCACGTCCCCTTCCTCGACCACCTCGACTCCCGCGACGGCGTGACGATTCTGGAGGACACCGCGGCGCTCGAACTCCTCACGCACGAGGGCGGCGTCCGCGGCGCGATGCTCGAACGCGACGGGGAGGTGACGCCGACGTTCGCGGGGGCGACGGTGCTCGCGACGGGCGGCATCGGCGACCTGTACCCCCGTTCGACCAACCCCGACGGGTCGACCGGCGACGGCGTCGCCATGGCGGCACTCGCCGGGGCGGACGTCGCGGACATGGAGTACGTCCAGTTCCACCCGACGGTCTACGCGCCCGCGGACGGCGATGGAAACGGAGACGCCGGAGCGACCGACGGGGCCGACCCGTTCCTCGTCAGCGAAGCGGTCCGCGGCGAGGGGGCCGTCCTCCGGAACGCCGAGGGCGACCGGTTCATGCCCGACTACCACGAGGACGCCGAACTGGCCCCGCGGGACGTGGTCGCGCGGGCCGTCCGATCCGAGCGAGACGCGACCGGCGACGTCGTCTTGGACGTATCGCCGGTGGACTTCGCCGAGGAGTTCCCCGACTTGGCCGCGACGTGCGAGGACCGCGGCGTCGAGTGGACGTCGGGCATCCCGGTCGCGCCGGCGGAACACTTCCTCTGCGGCGGTATCGCCGTCGATTCGCGCGGCCGCGCGTCGCTCGACCGACTGTACGCCGTCGGCGAGTGCGCCCGGACCGGCGTCCACGGCGCGAACCGATTGGCGTCTACGTCCCTGCTCGAAGGACTCGTCTGGGGCCTCCGCGCGGGCGAAGACGCGGCCGGCCGCCCGCCGGAACGGGTCGAAGTCCCGGAACTCCGCGACTCCGACCCCGAACTCCCCGACGCCTTCGCGAGCGAGAAGTTCGTCCGCCTGCGCCGCGCGATGGGCGAGTGCGCCGGACTGCGGCGTCGGCCGTCGGAACTCGAACGCGGGCGCGCGGTCCTCCGCCGACTGAAGGGCGAGGTGGACGCCTACGTCCGCACGCGGACGACCCGTTCGCTGTACGAACTGCGCTCCGCGACGGTCACCGCACTGCTCGTGATGCGGGCCGCGAGCGAGAACGACCGGTCCGTCGGCACGCACACCCTCGTCGAGGAGCCGGCGGAACCGAGGGCGGAGTGA